The Lolium rigidum isolate FL_2022 chromosome 1, APGP_CSIRO_Lrig_0.1, whole genome shotgun sequence region GCTTTGGTGTTGAAAAATCAAAATCTACTTCCTTATGACCCCCAGACTAAGCTAGTTGAAGCATATCCCAGCATCACACGACTAATAATAATTTATTGTGCAATTTCATTTTCTTACATTGGAATTCATATTTTTATATACTTTCCAGCCTGAGTAATGTGAACACGTGTTTTTCTTCATGTATATTCTTTCAGGCTCAGCATGGATGATGCTTACTCATCATTTTATTGAATACTGCATCTGGGGATGGGACAATCTACCAAGGACGGTCCTGATGTATTATGCCAATTTTCTCTCTTCGCCAGAGGGTTACTTCCACACAGTCATCTGCAATGTCCCAGAGTTCCGCAACACCACCGTCAACCATGATCTACATTTCATTTCTTGGGATAACCCACCAAAGCAACATCCTCATTACCTCACCCTCAACGACTTTGACGGTATGCTTAACAGCAATGCTCCCTTTGCAAGGAAGTTTGGAAGAGAAGATCCTGTCCTAGACAAGATTGATCAGGAAATTTTGGGCCGTCAACCTGATGGATTTGTGCCTGGCGGATGGTTGGATCTGTTGAATACAACAGTGAAAGGGAAACACTTCGCTGTCGAGCGTGTAGAAGATCTCCGCCCAGGGCCTGGTGCGCACAGGCTAAAGAAACTCGTCACAGGCTTGCTCACCCAGGAAGGCTTCGATGACAAGCATTGCGTATGAAACTCGATGATTCTGGGGTAGGTTACTTGTTCAAAATTTGGCGCTGGAGCCATTAGCTAGTCATTCTACTAGCTGAGGAAGCAGAACATAGCGTCAAATCAGCATTGGAATGGTCTGATAGAAGATGTTCTTATAGACAACCGCTTGAGTTGAGTTACCGTACAGCAGGAGACCACGGCCGTAGCAGTCAGAGATTATATACATCACTAATAGCTCATTAGGTTATGTTAGAAGATTATATCAGCCCAACCATTAATAATATTGGAATCTTCGGTTCCTCAGCGCTGCAGGTAGTCCCAAGGTTGGTCCATTCTTTGCTTAGAAACCACGGGATCCGATCTGTTTACGAGCTATCTGCACATGAGATTCCGTTGTATTAATTGTGGATTCCTCGGGGCAAACTGGTACATTTTGTCTGCGTATATGTATTCTTTGATTTGTTTTTCTTCTCCCACTGCTGATTATACCAAATCATTTGCAAAGCTTTCCTCCCTTTGGTAAAAGTGGGTGTCAAGTATCAGACATGCTTGTTAAACTGTGTGTCAGATATCAGACATTCTTATTAAACTGTGTGTCGAAGTAGCAGACCTGTCTTGCCTGGTATCAAACAGGTGCAGTGCTAATATAGGTTTGCTGAATTTATATCTGTCTCTGTCTGGTTTGATATGGTGTATTTCTAAACCTGCAAGTTGGAACTATATCCTGTACTTGATTGGGCATATGGCAGCAACGTCATTTCAGTTAGGACATTCAGCTCAACGAAACACAAATAGTTTCAGCAACGTCCTGTATGCATACTTTCAGCTCAACGAAACAACTTACATCTCACTCTCCAGAGTGCAGAGTTACAATGGACAACTTGGAAGTACCCTAGCTTGTTTCTATGCTAGCTTAACGAGCGTCTTGCCAACATTTTGGCCGCGGTACAGCGCGACGAACGCCGAGGGAACGCTCTCCAGCCCCTCAGATATGTCCTCAACGGCCTGGACCTTGCCCTCGCGGATCCAGCCGCCGATTGTCCCCATGAACTCGTGGAACTTGGCCATGAAATCGTAGGCGAAGAAGCCTCTGAGGGTGATGCGCTTGTAGATGATCTCCAGGAAGTCCGGCGAGGCGCGCTTCCCTGGGTCGGTGTACTCGGCGATGACCCCGCAGACGGCCACCCGGCCGTACGTGTTCATGTTGGCCAGCGCGGCGTTCAGCATCTCGCCGCCGACGTTTTCAAAGTAGATGTCGATCCCGTCGGGGAAGTACCTGTCGGATTTCAAAGGCACATTTTAGTTATCAGGAACGACGTGTGATTTTGTCAAGTTTTGGGGGATAGGACACTCACTTCTTCAGCGCGGATTTGAGGTCAGGCTCGTCTTTGTagttgaaggcgtcgtcgaaccCCAGCTTGTCCTTCAGCATGTCCACCTGAAATCGAATTCTTTCGTCAGAAATTCATAAACGTTGCAGGTTTCAGAGTTCCTGTATAATTCTGCGTGGGAAGCTCATGTGGGCACCTTGGCCTGGGTGCCGGCGCAGCCGACGACGTAGcaaccggcgagcttggcgaactGGCCGACGAGGCTGCCGACGGACCCCGACGCCGCCGACACGAACACCTTCTCGCCCTTCTGCGGCTTGCCCACCTCGAAGAGCCCGCCGTAGGCCGTCATCCCGCTCGTCCCCAGCACGCCGACCTGGTAGGACAATGGGAAGCCGGAGGAGGCGTCGACCTTGACCATGAGCACCGCGGGGGACGGCCGGAAGAGCGTGTACTCCTCCCACGCGAGCACGCCGGCGACCACGTCGCCCACCTCGTACTCCGGGCACGCCGACGCCACCACCTCGCCGACCCCGGTCGACCCGATCCTCTGCACGGACACAGCCAGAAGAAAAGGACGTGAGCGAGAGATCACTGCTTGTGTACCGGAGGATAGGAGTGGTTACTTACCTCGCCGGGCAAGATGACGTCGACGGAGTGGTGGGACGCGCTCTGGCGCTTCATGCGGTTGAGCTGGTAGGGGTCGATGGACAGGTACATGTTCTTCACCAGGACCTCGCCGGACTCCGGCGTCCACCGCACCGTCGCAGACTTCACCTCGAAGTCGTCCACCGACGGGGAGCCCTCGACGTGGTGCCTGATGGCGACGTACCGGTTCTCCACCTCCATTCTTCGATCGTTCGACGGCAACACACAATTGGGAAGAAGAAAACAGGAGCTGATGTGTGGACCGAACCGGATGAATTACCTAGTCAAGAAGAAGTGGCCGATATATATTTGGAATGTTCGTTGGCGGGGTCTTGTCTTGGGGATCATACGTCTGGATGCCGCTTGTTAAACCCAAGGATGAGGACAAGAAACCATATGGAAGGGAGCTCGTCGGTTAGATGCTGTGGCGACGGTTCAGCTGGAGATGCCTTTTTCAGCAATTTGTACGCATTCCCCAAGTATGAAACGAATTGAACGGCACGGAAACACCCATGAATCAGATTTGTGTTTGGAGCTTTAGGCGGCGTGTAGGGGACTAGGTCTCGTGGATGGATGGTTCCTCTTGTTCGTGGTCAGCCTGCTCTCTTCCCGTAGTCACCGGTCCACGGAAACATTACCTCCCACCGAAAATATTTCGTCTTTATTAGACGCTAAAGTGTCAAACATAGTGTTTGAACTCTGATGAGTTGAGGGTTAATCATGTAACCACAAATTGGTTCTCATATTAAATATGTTTTTAAAGGCATGACAAAGAACTTTTTGGAGAACGACACTAGAGCGTGAGGTGTCGTTTGCCCCCCGCCTCGATTTGGCCAAAGCCGGTGCTGATCCAGCCCTCTCCGCCTCGATTCGGCCGCCCTAGTGCCGATACGACCGGTGCCGCCTTGAATCAGTCGCCGCCGATGTCGATCCAGCCACTGACCGCTCGTGGGAACCTGTGTCAGGAGTTTGGGCCGGAACGTGAGCGCTCGCTCGGCTCTGTTCACTCGGCCCTCAGCGGTTCggggtatgagagagagagagagtttttttttgcgggtaagagagagagagttgattgtcgttgcctaatcgacggtacctcagaggagggatcctcacgagggggagaagaagtaggggccatagggtggagtgcacacgggacggtggtacgcgatttacccagcttcggaacacccgcacgatgacggggcctacctgccgcttgtccggaattatccgggctttcgcgttgttacaatgagttgtggttgtgcctctagggctcccgggatccggcttataaaggcgcacggatctagggtttacatggagagtcctagccggattacggatagcctaactacggtacaatatcttgccgtgcacgtcaNNNNNNNNNNNNNNNNNNNNNNNNNNNNNNNNNNNNNNNNNNNNNNNNNNNNNNNNNNNNNNNNNNNNNNNNNNNNNNNNNNNNNNNNNNNNNNNNNNNNcggatccgggttcctcctaatgtcggtacggatccggcttactgatcctgggccggacttcttccttcatgagcaacagcaactgggccgcccgatgggccacatgcctcatcaccatctgtgagccacccgggcttgccggatctaggcactgtcgatggtacacccatgaagtatacccacaacagtagcccccagagttctccgagtttcgcctgctatttccgccttgctagtccatcatggtctccgacaatgtcagtaacgcggagaaacttgaagaactccaactttacattttcttcttttcccaacttttagtcggaaaatgctcccattccgcgggacttcatccatcgacgttttgAATACGTTTCCGGGTTGCCCCTGCGTCAAATGAAAACCAACTTACCCTcgcgcaattacccggaatcttttaaaagactcaaacggttccgccaattctggcgccattttcgcgcgatttgtgcggtaacttatctctagccatttttaccgtttagggtttgggacacgtgtcacgcatccaacggtgcgacgcttgcgttccgaccacaggatgcggagcacgaatctcgtccctccggcctataaatatccgccgtcgaccgcttaaccctcattcacccccttctcagCCTCTCTGCACAGCGCCGCCCCGAGCTTCTTCCccgccgtgccggaatctcgccggaacttcgccggagtcgcttcgccgccgcacggtgttcgtcctgttcttaacttcagcgagccaccgcgcagaaaactcgtcgccggcgactccgaccaccgtagACTCCATCACGGTGAGCTCTCAAGCCTTGTTCttgcgccgtagttggtagggatgaacgcTAGGTTGACGATGCCGGATCCGACTAAAGAATGTTTCCGCCAAAATCTTTtcctcagatgtcttcaacgactccgcctccaacctcgGAACCTATCATGGTGACccccatctcctccgcccctccaccctttgtcccagtcaggctggatccttcaaaggattccggcaaggaggctgaagggacttctgctcacccggagaaagcctccggggcGGATCAAACGGAGCACCAGGCGGAAGAGGTCGTCAAAAAGTCAAAAGCTCGCCAACGAGACTCCGAagccaagggaaaatggtggccctgcaccaccaccgacatggagctgaagaacctcgaggcggagggcttcctgcaacacggaagctggaggtcagttccgaaTGAACTAGCTCCAGCTCCGgaggacaacgagatggtgctgaccaaAGCACTGGTGGAGCGCGGTTTTTCATTTCCGTCTTCAGACTTCTTCCTAGAAATTCTGAAGGCctatgggctccaaccccacaacatttcTCCGAACAGCGTGCTTGCGATCTGCAACCACGTCACCgtctgcgaaggccatctccgggtaacccccgagCTCTCTCTGTTCCAATATTACtttactgtcaagaaggagaggatccggcaatccaccgagctagcaacatgcggatccatcaccttcatgatccgcccgggccacgtctacccccacaccgaccgccacgaatccgcgcggtactggtctgggggtttcttctacttgaaggacgtctccgaccccgcgagcgaaAGAAAACTGCcgccgttcaagaactgccccgccaccgagcttccggcatggtcgCACCGCCCCCACCTTTCCGAGATCgctccagctcacacgcgccgtcGGCGGATCTCGTAAGccgacggaggaggggctgacggggaaggacttaaccctttccctggttcaccaagcggatccagccgctccaacacagggaccgcctgatgttccaatacacagggcgcgacgacccaatgcgcgccacaaaagacaatctttccgccgacgccaacgacaagaggatccggctcctcatcaagatcccacgtgaacttcacgttcacgtgtgcaacaaagacattcacacgaatggttccggaaccgcggtacgtcgtcttgactttagtctattgtttctcttcgcattcaaactttttgtctaagtgtttaactttgcattagctcgaggcgcttgaagaaaacgaactcggaactatcctctgggttccttccaccggaaacacggatccggaagcagcatcggaggcggaagctccggaGGCTCCGCGCCCTGCTAAGAGGAAGAGGCCAGCTCCTTCCAGCCCCTAtgcgaaacgcgcccgcgaagtgcttagcattgcggctacccggaaagcggaggcggaaaagaagcgccttaaactgattaataccagcaacaaggggcagcctgccatccagcatttcttcaagccttccgggtaagcgcctatttccgagatccaagttctggtttcaCGCTCAAACTCTTATttatacttttatgttttttctgaagctccggaagccagccccccaaggctccaAGGTTCTTGAAGAAAAGggccaagccatctccggcttctattCCTGTTACTCCcgaggttgaagttccgcccaaggcttcatccgcctccaagccggatcccaaagacgtcatcaaccttgatgaccttcctgaagatcccgccgaccatggcgactccgccaaggggacctcctcaccttttcctccgcaagatcaaccaagcgtcgctttcgcggagcccacagaagaagaacaggagcaaaaggtAAAGCTCCTTCAAGTTACCAACGCGACTCGGGTCGACCCTCGACCGACTCCGTCCCTTCAAAAACTTACCCTCGCACAgcgccacgcggaagtttccgccatgctgaacaaagtgtggggaaagccggacgaggagatgcgagagctcgcCGACCTGGAGGACGGCCTGAAGGTGTTTTTCGCCAaacacaaggaagtgcggcaggtaatactagcccccaagcattgggtgatatatttccgtgtaacatgtattagcctatgctttcccaaaatgtaccttaggcggaaatGTAAATTTTTTATATCTCAaagactttgaattcctcgctagcccccaagattttaaatatccggctaactccttgctgcttcgcagaccacgcggaaattgcacgaagatctgcgcgtgcacgtgctggagcaaatcacggagatcgaggggctgcgccagaacgcggaaaatagccaaaaggctatccagcgccttgagacccgccttcagggtacgagatccgggtttgATTTCTTGTGCTGATATAATTGTCCAaaatgcataatatgtgcaactttccgcCTACAGAAGAAACTGCCAAACACTCCGCGTTCGATGAGCtatccgccaaggtcaaggtgcttgaagcggagaacgagtccctcaaaacCTTCATCAAGGAATCCTCCAACAAGGAGAatgaggcgaggaaggagctctccgagaagcacgcCCGCGACCTGGCGGATCTGAATGAAAAACTCAAGAAGAACCAGAGTCATGTGACTTCCTTGGTGTCGAAAAACAAAGTTCTGGAAACGGAGGCGGAGACTATCGACAAGCTTATCTTCCGTAAGTGTTTTTCCGCGTTGCTGTTCCGACTATCCTCGTATGCTTTATTCTCCATAACGGAACTAAACCTCCTTCTTccacagcgagccttggcttcgagTGGTCAAAAGAGTCTAACCTGAAGAGGACAGAGGCATACGAAGAAGCGCGAACTTCCATTGGCGGGCTgtttgaagcctgtcgcggaatcgccaagacCCTGTCTTTGAAGAAGGCCAAGACTTCCGTGATCGACACAATGACCCAACTAATGGAACAAGTGCCTGACTTCATTAAGGATTGGCAGAAATCTTCCGCGCGCGGAGTTGCCTCCCTGgtcttagccacctgcaaggctcacttccctgcactcaactttgcggatgttgcacgcggagctccaaagggttccgacatgggcgccatCCTTGCGGAAACCCAAGGGTACGAGCAGTTGTTTGTCCGGCGagtgaatcactcgttctggtacaacaagcacgctttgcccaagggattttccgatgcagaggaggaagaaggcgagccggAGTATTACGCGGAGGGCTCCGGGTCAAGCATCGAGCGTTCCGAAGGAAGTTCTGGTGATGGCTCCGAGGCCGGCTccggcgacagcgacggcgatgGCTCCGCCTACCAGGAATCTGAAGAGGAGAGCTCCGAATAGAGTTCCTGTTTAAACAATGAAAcagagttgcatcattttggccccgaagtgggtttgtaataatacttaaattcttaagtagctaggaacgaaacgactatgcatggggcggaaacacttatcctgctatccgttaatattatgtgcatgtttcgttttgtgacggaaagcaagtgctgacttcgttgttttccgacttgcccgcttgaccttccgcgagccggaagaccttagccggaaacgctcgcagccggcgacgaagcccaatggcaatccgtcaataaccgcggaaacaagcccccaagcataggtgccggaaatcgctactaggaatccacgagttcgcaacagataacaatttaatcagaaaacttaggcTTACGTCCtagaggacgatttttgaaaatcacaacttttatacgcgcctaggcggaaatatccagctctgcggttttagtcgaaaacatacatgattcaaaaaatgaacaagtaagggaggtaaaagactcagagagtgaaccataagctttatttcattgatcatgtataactattacagagtttgtaactcggaaaaaatatgctaagtgtggaaaggacgtagctgtgcgatgttccggggcgatccgtctcgtcgtagatgtcatccggatcctcacgcttgcgtttccggtgccaattagcggGTCTGTCCTTCAGCTCTCGGAAAtccacaaggtagtacgatccgttatgaagcactttgctaacgacgaagggtccttcccatggagactgcagcttatggtctttcacctgccgaaggcggaggaccaggtctcccgccatgaaagagcgattccgaactcgacgactgtgataacgtcggagcttctgctggtagatggcggagcgctgatcagctaaattccgagcttcttcgatcaggtccacagatagctgtctggcctcatcagctgtttcttcattgtaggcggaaactcgcggcgaatcgtggatgatgtcggagggaatcacggcttcggaaccgtataccaggaagaatggggtaaaccctgttgacctgttaggggtagttcgcaaactccacaagacagcgtccaattcgtcagcccaagctccagctgctcttcgcagcggttcttcaaggcgtggcttgattcctgataatattataccgttagccctttcaacttgaccattggattgcgggtgagccacagatgcaaggtccaaacgaatccccattgtctcacaataatccttcaattctccctgagcgaagtttgagcCATTATCTgtaattatgctgtgtgggatgccgaatctcatcacgtggctgcagacaaattttagtgccgtagcaccgtcggcttttctcactggctttgcctcgatccatttactgaacttgtcaacggcgaccaagaggtattcaaaaccgccaggagatgatctttttaacttaccaaccatatcgagcccccgcaccgcaaacggccgggtgataggtatggtcttcagctcttgggctggagcgttttgttgagtagcgtagtatcgacaacctcggcaggttttgactatcttgtcgacatcttctttagccgtgagccaataaaagcctagccggaaagcttttgcaacgagtgacccgggagcggcgtgatgcccgcaatccctcgCGTGGATTTCtctcgaggatttcaatgccatcttgattagagacgcacttGAGAAATACccccgttgcgcttcgtttgtagagctgtccatcaacaattgtgtaggatcttgctcgtctgatgatctgtcgcgcgaggacctcgtcctctggcaacttctgatcgatgaggtagtccaggaaaggctgcgtccaagccggaatgatagccatcacttctttagccggagacactgccacctctgggttttccgggttagcgccctttaccgagggtatccgtaggtgctccagaaaaatgccaggcggaatcgGTTTCCTgctggatccgagcttggatagcatgtctgccgctgcgttgtcgtctctccggacgtacttgacttcgtatcctagaaagcatttggcgatctcgtcaacttcgtctcggtaagccgccatgacggaatttctggcgttccaagttccggctacttgctgtgccaccaggtcggaatctccgcagcagatgatgtgcttgatccctatttccttagcgatgcgcaggccgtgtagtagagcctcgtactccgccatgttgtttgtagcttcgaagtggatctgcaagacgtactgcagttcttctccggtaggggacttcagggtgactccggctcctgagccttgatgctgcttggatccatcgaagtgcataacccatgtctctggttccggctccagatttgcatccggagcttctgtccaatctgcgacaaaatctgccaggacctgggatttgaccgcggtcctggctttgtagttgatgtcgaaagcggataattcaatgccccattttgctgtgcgtcctgttgcgtcagcgttgttgagaatcgttgacagcggagccttgctcattggatgctcttggaagtaatgtctcagcttcctgctgcccaggaatactccgtaggctaacttctgaaagtgagggtagcgctgtttggattccgtaaggacctcactaatgtagtagactggtctttggactccatattcgtgaccttcttcctgtcgttccaccacgatgacgaggccgatgacCTCGTTGGTGGCTGCcgtgtaaaggagcataggctctgactctcctggagctgctaggataggtggggaggtgagtatgtctttcaacccttgaagtgctgcatctgctgcctcgtcccagacaaacttgtctgttttcttcaatagcttgtacaggggaagtgccttctcgccaagacggctaacaaacctgctgattgctgcgacacaaccggtgagccgttgcacatctttgagacaagttggcctttttatgcacaaaattgccttgattttttccgggttcacttcaatgcccctgttagagacaatgaagccaaggagttttccggctggtacgccaaagacgcactttagcggattcaacatcatcttgtactgaTAGAAGAAGATATAGAGAAATTGGAACTCCCTTCCTTCTCTTTGATCTATTGATTTTTGTATTAATGTTCCGAATTTGGAGCTTCCTTCCATATGTCTTATGATTCTTCTGCCCCCTCCTCTCTTCAATCTATTGATATTCCTATTAATGTTCTCGGTGCTAATATGATTGTACTTCTCCCCCTTTCGCTAGTCGCGACACCCTTTCTACTTCTTCGTTTTTTTGTTCCCGGTGTTTCTCATGTAGTTCGTCTTATCATGAATGTGTTTTTCGCTGCTCAACTCACTTATTCTGGTTGCTGAGTTTTCTTGATGTTAACTCTTATTTTTTCCAGGATCGTCGCACCAGACTGTGGCCGGGGCTGGCCCTCTGCATCGTGACTCTAAGGTCTTTAGGAGCTCAACGGGATTCATGTTTCATCCGCTACCATCACAATCATAGATTCCCCTGCTCTTGTTGCTTCCGTTTCCGTCTCATTCCAGCGGTGGCATCATCGAATTTGTCATCTTTTTGGTTCTTGCTTGTCATCTTTAGTCCGTCGAGGTCTTCTGAGACCCGTCTCAAGAGATGTCTCGTTATAGTGTCAGAGTTGCGGACTTTGTAATAGAATCAGTTACCTTATCGTACTACTTAGTTGTCAGAATCGTGATTCTATGACTTGACAATCCAAATTGAGTGGAACGGTTATACAATTATACTAAGTAGATCTCACATTTTACGATTCTAATGTGAAGATTCTACGGTTTGCGATCCTAGCATAGAGGTTCTGCCCGATTCAGAATCACGATTAGTGTTTCGACATCCTTTAGACTTGGTTCATTCTGGTGCATGGGCCCCGGCTCCCTTCGTTTCAAAGGAGGGACATCCCTACGATGTTTGATTTATCGATGACTTCTCCCGCTACACTTGACTttattttatgacttctcgcaATGAGGTTCCCTCCATCTATAAGCGTTTGTTGCCATGGTTCACACTCATTTTCCAAACTTACTCGTGTTTTTCGAGCTTACTCTGTTGGCAAGAATGTCTCCCAGATGTTATGTGGTTTTCATGCTGAGAAGGCACTCTTGTCTAATTCTCTTGTCCTAGCGCTCATGCTCAGAATGGCGTGGCTGGAGACAACTCATGCGATGATGATCGTCACCTCTCTTCCTCCCCACTTTTGGGCTGATGCTGTGTCGGTTTCCACTTGTCTCATCAACATTCAACCCTACACTATATTGCAGGGCGACATTCCTCTCACATGTCTTTCTGGTCGTTCTCCTGATTACTCTACACTTTGTTTGCTTCTTGGTTGTGCTTGTTATTACTTTCTTTCCCCGTGCAAACGaaccaagctgaccgctcagtATGTTGAGTGTATTTTACTTTGATACAATGATGAGCATAAAGGTTATCAGTGTTGGGATCCCGTTGGTTTGTTGGGTGCACATTTCGCGTGATGTGACTTTTGGAGTCTCATCCATTCTACCCGCGCCCTTCCTCCTCGAATTATTCTGTGGAGTACatctcttttctcatgttccATGATACTTCTTCCTCTATGCCTCGGGCTCCCACTCCTTTGAATCTCCCATTGCCAATCCCACACCATCTTCACCTACATGTTTCTCTTCTCCTTTGCTGCTCGACTATCCACCTTGTTTCGTGATGTCTCCCTCCTATCCCTTGCCTCTAGTGATTCATCTTTATGACCCCTTTTCGTTTCACTATTCTCTTTATCCACATGACGTGGATGCTCCTCTTGGCATGCCTTCTACTTCCGGTGTGTCGTCTTCTATGCCACAAccgactcataatattcatgtttGGCCTTGTTCCCCCACCTAAATGTTATTCATCTATCCGCTACTTTCTATCGTCAATGAGCcggcttcttatcgggatgctgcCCATCCCAAATGGCAACTAGCAATGCCAGAGATTGGTTTCCCCTCCTCTTGTTGTTTGTCCCAGCATATATAACTGGGTCTATAAGATCAAGACTCACTCCGTTGGCTCTTTTGAGCGCTACAAAGCTCGTCTTGTGGCTCATGGTTTTCAGCTAGAGCACAACCGCAATCATGTTGGGATATTTTTTACCGTGGTCTCCACCGTTCGCACTCTCCTCGTTCTCGCGTCTATTCGTCATTGGTCCTTCTCTCAACTTAATGCTGAGAATGCATTGTTACGTGAGAAGGTTTATATCTAGCCATCACCGGGTACTCTGTTCTTGATGGCATGGTCTACCAAATTTAGTGCTCCCTCTATGGTCCTAAGTAAGCCCCTCGCACCTAGTTTAAGCATTCGGCCAATGTTGCTGAGAGACATCTACAAATTCGA contains the following coding sequences:
- the LOC124683879 gene encoding 2-alkenal reductase (NADP(+)-dependent)-like, with protein sequence MEVENRYVAIRHHVEGSPSVDDFEVKSATVRWTPESGEVLVKNMYLSIDPYQLNRMKRQSASHHSVDVILPGERIGSTGVGEVVASACPEYEVGDVVAGVLAWEEYTLFRPSPAVLMVKVDASSGFPLSYQVGVLGTSGMTAYGGLFEVGKPQKGEKVFVSAASGSVGSLVGQFAKLAGCYVVGCAGTQAKVDMLKDKLGFDDAFNYKDEPDLKSALKKYFPDGIDIYFENVGGEMLNAALANMNTYGRVAVCGVIAEYTDPGKRASPDFLEIIYKRITLRGFFAYDFMAKFHEFMGTIGGWIREGKVQAVEDISEGLESVPSAFVALYRGQNVGKTLVKLA